The genomic region TATGAGATATATTAATTATCATCCTAATACAATGCCAATTGGTTTAATATTCCAATTAGTATACGCTTCTAGTTTCGTGTTTCCTTATTTGTAATTGTTTCCTTTTACATGTTGGTTTCTTAATTGGCTATATAAAGCCCTCATTGTACGTATTATTTGAGATCAATAAACAATTCATCAGTTGCCTTTAATAGTTGTAGTAACTGTTCAACATCTTCCCTCGAAAGGTTTGCAGCCTGCTTGTCATTGTGTACTGCTACAGCTTTGGGTTGATCTTTAAAACGATTTGTTTGATTCTTTGAACCTGCGGCTTTCTTAGACCACCAGTCAGGATAACCGATAAGTTCGAAACAACCATCAACAGTGTGACCCGTCTTCTGACAGTATGTACATTCTTCGCTACCCCTATTTTCGCGTTCATCTCTTTTGTTCGATACCCAGTTGTTTCCTCTTCCTTGTTGCTTCTTTCCAAATGCTTGAAACGCACTGCTTTCCATGTTTGTAACCCGATTAGTCCCAATTTTCTTCTGCTGCTCATCCTGGTTCACCATGTGGAAGGCAGCAACAAGTGATGGAAGAGGACTGTTACTTAGAATCCGTGATCTAATACTACTATACTCTTCATTAAGTCCCATTAGAAAATCGTACAGTTTCTCTTTATCACGCATATCATTCAACGATTTACCAAGATTACAAGTACAAAGGTTACATGTACACAATGGTGAGGGACTTACAGATTGGATTTCATCCCAAATACCTCTCAACTTTGTGTAGTACGCTGAAACAGTCATGTTTTCTTGATGAACGGAAGTGATGGTTCTTCGTAATTCATAAGCTCTCGGGGCGTTTTCTTTGTCAAACCATTCCTTTAAATCGACCCAAATATCACGTGCAATTGCAGCATATTTGACGTTGTTCTTAAGCTCATTCTCCATTGAACTTACTAGCCAACCCCTTACCATAGCGTTACATCGTTTCCAACTTGCTAAATTGGTTGAACCCTCTGCTGGCATTGGAATGGAACCGTCTACaaacccgatttttttttttttttttttttacatataaggCATTAGTCATCTCTGACTTCCAATCACTGTAATTCCCGTCATGTAGTAGGCTGTCTCCAACAAAATTCATTCCAGGATGATCGGAGAAATTCAGATAATAAGGTGATGTGATGTCGATGATTTTGTTGCTTGTCTCTCCCTCATCTCCTGCCATTGAGTGTTATAGAAGGAAGAATCGGATAAAGGTTTCTGATTTTGATTTTAACGAATCTTTTAATTCGTTAGGGTTTGATTGTAAAGTTTATTGATGAATAGCTAAATTGAttcgttagggtttgatgaacgaaTTTCTTGAATGAATTCGTTTTAGGTTTGTGACGAAATTCACGAATTCTTTGATGAATCTGTTGGGTTTGTATTGAATGATATTGTCGATTACGAATCTTGAATGATTCGTTAGGTTTGATAAGAAGAGATTAACTATTTGTTAATCGTTGATGAGGGTGAATTTTGATCGGATGAGTTTGGATGGGATCGTATTTTATTTGGGT from Rutidosis leptorrhynchoides isolate AG116_Rl617_1_P2 chromosome 9, CSIRO_AGI_Rlap_v1, whole genome shotgun sequence harbors:
- the LOC139868982 gene encoding uncharacterized protein; translated protein: MAGDEGETSNKIIDITSPYYLNFSDHPGMNFVGDSLLHDGNYNGSIPMPAEGSTNLASWKRCNAMVRGWLVSSMENELKNNVKYAAIARDIWVDLKEWFDKENAPRAYELRRTITSVHQENMTVSAYYTKLRGIWDEIQSVSPSPLCTCNLCTCNLGKSLNDMRDKEKLYDFLMGLNEEYSSIRSRILSNSPLPSLVAAFHMVNQDEQQKKIGTNRVTNMESSAFQAFGKKQQGRGNNWVSNKRDERENRGSEECTYCQKTGHTVDGCFELIGYPDWWSKKAAGSKNQTNRFKDQPKAVAVHNDKQAANLSREDVEQLLQLLKATDELFIDLK